TCCAAGATGACAAAATCGTGGGAGGATCTTTTGGCCCAAACGGGATCGAGCGTTCTTTGTCAGAGAGCATCGTGTTACTAGGGTTCAGTATTGACAATAGAATACAGTTTAAGCAATATTTCAGTGTCACTTCTCTACTAGAGAGAGGTTGCTATTATTTGTCTAGGCTACAAAACCACGCTTTGTCATTCCACAAACCAggattaactgtaagattGATGCTAGCAAAATCGCGCATATCAACAACCTCTCGTGCAATTTGGCTGGCAGTCTCATTAGCGTCACTTTGActaatgtaatgtaaattaGGAATTGGAAGGCGCTTCCTCTCTTAGCCCCCCCTGTCGGAATGTACAGCTCGACACCTACCTATTTATTTTTCCTTTTGTGTGATAACCGCGAATTCCCGTGAGAGTAAATTAGATTAATTCAATTTATAAGTTTTCATTTGTACATAATTGTTCCCGCGCCGACCGACGCCTTATGTAGGTTAATTAAGCACACTTCCTTTGGCAGTTTGCGAATCTTCAGGACTCCAGATTTCTTCTCCATTTTTTAGCGACAGTCGAGCTAGAATTGACCGTTTGCGGTGACTCTCTTTTCTTTCCTCGTTATTAATTGTAAGTTTCCATTCTTTCAGGAAAATAGAAGACCATGACTTTGATTGACATCAGCAATCATGCTGCTGTGCCGCTGCGGCCTCTAGATGGAAAGAAGCAAGAGTCTGACAAAGGTCCTGGTTCCAAGAATTTTCGGGGTCGCAAGCGTCGGAATGCTAAAAAAATTCCTCGAAATGATCGAACAGAGTCCATGAAGAGCAACAAAGCCACGCAaactgaaaaagaaattgaccTTGCCGAGCTGTTGAGGCATCACGATATTCCAACCGATTTCAAAGCTGATTCTCTGTTTTTCAAGCTTGCCACACACAAGCGAAATGTTACGCTTTGCCGTTTTTGTGACACGGTTTTAGTACGGGCACAGGGCAAAGACACTGCCAAGGCAAGAAGCACCATGGTGCTGTCAACCTATTTGAAACACTACGGAGGCTCTCACAGCCACTCCGTCAAGCTGAGCGAACAACGGGAATCGATCGTATTTCTGCGACAGTTTGAACGAGTGCCTAAACGTTCGAGTCACGATTTGTAGCCTGTCAAACTCCAGCATTGCAGCCAGCGCCTATCAAGAGCTCCAGCAATACGTGACAGCCTATTTTGATCTTGACATGGATTCGGCTCAAGCACATTTGGCGATCGCCAAAGATTTGGTGAGCAAAGGACCGCAAAAGCCCATTATTAAGTTTGGGAAGTTTATTTCGAAGGCAGAGGCCGTCCGTGATGAGGTATTTGTCACTCAGATCCCAGGAAcagctgcttccaacaaagAGAATCATAGACGCAGGCTAGTTGATGTGGAAAGCCTTCGTGACAAAAGCAGCAACGCTGCTTACGAGGACCAATGTGCCGCGATGAAAGATACTGTACGGACTGTGTATCAAACTAAAAGCGAAGAATCCTTTTTGAATCAATCCATCAATCTTTCCCTCGAGAACAGCACTTTGGACTGGGATATTTCGGGAGAAGACTGGGGGGAAGTTCTTGCCGACCTAGAATATTCCGTAGAGAAATGCAAAGATGACGATGTATACTGCCATTTGGCCGGCCACTGCGTTAGTACACCtacggacgacgaagacctTATTGGGCACAAAAAAGCTGCGGAATATGGGGAGGCCCCATCTGATCCCACCCTAGACGCAAGAGCTCGGGCCGAAGTCTGTTTGGCAGCACTGGCTTTTTTCGGCATGTACTGATTGTGCTTGCAATTACTTTCAAATCTGTTGGCGTGAAGGAAAAAAATTGTGAAAGAAGAACAGTGATTCTTTATTCCTTGCTAGTCGGCGTCGATGTCAATTCGAAGTCGCGACCGTAATTTTGTATGACTGGGAGACAATTTGGATGGAGTCCGCAACAAATGAGCAAAGAGGCCTCGGATTGTTGCTACAGCCCAACGAAGTACAGCAATGTCGTCACTAGTGTTCTTCCCGACTTGTGTCATTCAATTTACCTTCGCTGAACTCAAGATACGCTATCGTTTAGTTTTCCACAAGTAAGGATACATGAACCTCGAACTATCATATTAATTTATGTAAAAATTGCTGGTCAAAGCTCTCCTTTCGTTTTTGTTCGGCGTGTCGAGAGCATTCAGACGTGCTGATATTTATCAATATAACACTTTTGTCTATCACTAGCACGCAACCTGCCGCATGTTTTGTTAGAATCTCCTTATCAGGCACACTATTTTATAAGGCTTTGCTACGGGTGGAATATATATCAAAATCTCTTGTTTGATAGGATGGTGCCATGAGCCGCGTGCCGCCCGTTTTCGAAATAGGATGCAAGCCACTTCCCGCCCTCATTAGTTCGCTGACCAACAAGATGAGAAAGCCCGAGATGGCTTCAATCCAGACATCTACTGGGGGTAACCGGTGTGTGCTGTCTGCGTCTTCCAATACGGCGTCTTCGAGTTCTTGTAACAGCGAGCGGTAGTGCAGACAGCTGTAAGCGGCGTGAAGCAAAAGGACAGTGCCAGTGGCGAATAGGGTTTTGGACGCCATTCCTCTTTTTGTGAACAGGACAAGCCGTTACTGACTCTACAGCAAGAAGGTTTTGTATCTGTGAGGAAATTGAGCAGGTACTTGACTGAGAACGATGTTCTATTACAATTATCTGCTATTCCTGGGATGTCCAGGCGCTGATCATTGCAATTGCGGCTTACGGGACCGCGGAAATGAACGTGGGGGATTTGCTTTCTGCTCCGCAGATGTATGTGGTGCGCCAGTTACCGATTCTGTCTTTCGATCATCACTAGCAGGTTCTTGTACTTCAAATCAACTCATGACTCAACATTTGACTCGCTTCACCCTAGCCAACTCATCGTTGGATACATGAAGTCTGAACCGAAACGCTCGCATGACCATGAGAAAATGACCCTAGTCGCCGTCTATGTGGGAACTTCCTATCATTAGCCATAACGATTGAACATGTCTTTGCGTTCGACCACTTTTAAGGTCGGTACTTTGTCGCTGCTTCTCATAGTCGCAATCCAAAGCTCCACTCGACGACTGGAAAAACAAACTAAAAATATTCAGCAAGGTCCTTGTGACGATGTACGTCATACTTCGGGTCGCCgtttgacgacggcgactGAAGAGGAAGCTCTCCGGCTCGCCAACTATCTCCCgaattttcatttttcaGAACACGTGCAAGTGTTGGGACCAACGGTTTTCCCCAAGCCCAGCGACGTTGCCGAACAAGCAAGCGATGATGTTATTGTCCCGGCGCTCCAGCCCGTCATCGGACAGCATCGACCGGATCAAGACGCTGTCTTCGCCTTTGCGGCGGAATATCCGATAAAGAATTACGTGCTGTTTGTACAGTCGCTCCGCAAAACAGGATTTACGGGAGACATTGTTTTGTCCGTGCACGAGATTGACTTACGAAATGCCGAGATTCGAGCTTTTCTGTCCTCCGATCCGGGCGTTGTCGTTTACGCTCCAAGTACCGTTTGCTACAACGCCGAATTGGAAACTGTTGAATCTGTAAAGGGAGGTATGCGCACATGCCAAACACATAAACTGTGGGGGAAACGCCATACGGATGGCACCGTCACGCCATTGCCTGATCCGCGTTCGCAACGTACGGTTGCTAATACGAGATACGAAATATACTGGATCATGGCATTGCAATACGCTCCGCAGAGCTGGATTTTGATAGTCGACGCCCGGGACACGGTTTTTCAATCGAATCCGTTTGCTGACGTTCCTCGCCAAACTGATCCTACCGCCAAATCTGGAGTTTTGTACTTTTTTGGAGAAAACATGGATGCCACCCGTTTGGGCAAATCCAAACAAAATTCCAAGTGGCTACAGAACGCCTATGGTGATGTAATAGGAGAGCACTTGAAAGACAAACCGACAATATGTTCGGGCGCTTCCATGGGTGAACAAATAGCATTGGAA
This is a stretch of genomic DNA from Phaeodactylum tricornutum CCAP 1055/1 chromosome 17, whole genome shotgun sequence. It encodes these proteins:
- a CDS encoding predicted protein, which encodes MTLIDISNHAAVPLRPLDGKKQESDKGPGSKNFRGRKRRNAKKIPRNDRTESMKSNKATQTEKEIDLAELLRHHDIPTDFKADSLFFKLATHKRNVTLCRFCDTVLVRAQGKDTAKARSTMVLSTYLKHYGGSHSHSVKLSEQRESIVFLRQFERVPKRSTSAYQELQQYVTAYFDLDMDSAQAHLAIAKDLVSKGPQKPIIKFGKFISKAEAVRDEVFVTQIPGTAASNKENHRRRLVDVESLRDKSSNAAYEDQCAAMKDTVRTVYQTKSEESFLNQSINLSLENSTLDWDISGEDWGEVLADLEYSVEKCKDDDVYCHLAGHCVSTPTDDEDLIGHKKAAEYGEAPSDPTLDARARAEVCLAALAFFGMY
- a CDS encoding predicted protein gives rise to the protein MASKTLFATGTVLLLHAAYSCLHYRSLLQELEDAVLEDADSTHRLPPVDVWIEAISGFLILLVSELMRAGSGLHPISKTGGTRLMAPSYQTRDFDIYSTRSKAL
- a CDS encoding predicted protein is translated as MSLRSTTFKVGTLSLLLIVAIQSSTRRLEKQTKNIQQGPCDDVRHTSGRRLTTATEEEALRLANYLPNFHFSEHVQVLGPTVFPKPSDVAEQASDDVIVPALQPVIGQHRPDQDAVFAFAAEYPIKNYVLFVQSLRKTGFTGDIVLSVHEIDLRNAEIRAFLSSDPGVVVYAPSTVCYNAELETVESVKGGMRTCQTHKLWGKRHTDGTVTPLPDPRSQRTVANTRYEIYWIMALQYAPQSWILIVDARDTVFQSNPFADVPRQTDPTAKSGVLYFFGENMDATRLGKSKQNSKWLQNAYGDVIGEHLKDKPTICSGASMGEQIALEAYIRAMVAEGDETGTVLMGSDQGFHNRLFYSHKLANARHIHDIVVFDQGTGIVNNMGALRTKSLTEWGNGKILKEGAKGEYSVLNWDGTKR